The proteins below come from a single Deinococcus humi genomic window:
- a CDS encoding ABC transporter substrate-binding protein produces the protein MKRNVLSALTAALVASALSSAGAANVPVKLQLKWFPQAQFAGFFVAQAKGFYKAEGLDVTLLPIGDQSPIQTVATGAADFGTTWITDLLTARQQGLPVVHIAQLFQKSGYTLVALKSSNLTDPKQFAGKRVGVWPSGNEYPAVALLKKYGMTTSLDSTVAKPSVQAVTYPFDPSLVFPDKVDLVSAMTYNEIDQIVGLGYPLDKLKVFNVSDFGINLLEDLMFTTQKTLDSKNFKNSGMSGQEVAARLVRATIKGWNYAVANQKEAVQIVLVNCGNTCKGSGTRSNAAGHQTWQMAEVAKLYKAGQTLKGNAGLLDRATYNANVKLLMDLGILKAVPSAGAVNYSVWEEATGKKAK, from the coding sequence ATGAAGAGAAACGTCCTGTCCGCCCTGACCGCTGCCCTTGTCGCCTCGGCCCTCAGCAGCGCGGGCGCCGCCAACGTTCCGGTGAAACTGCAGCTCAAGTGGTTCCCCCAGGCGCAGTTCGCGGGCTTTTTCGTGGCGCAGGCCAAGGGCTTTTACAAGGCCGAGGGGCTGGACGTGACGCTGCTGCCCATCGGCGATCAGTCGCCGATCCAGACCGTGGCGACGGGAGCGGCGGATTTCGGCACCACCTGGATCACGGACCTCCTGACCGCACGGCAGCAGGGCCTCCCCGTGGTGCATATCGCTCAGCTGTTCCAGAAAAGCGGCTACACCCTCGTGGCGCTGAAATCCAGCAACCTGACCGATCCCAAGCAGTTCGCGGGCAAACGCGTCGGTGTCTGGCCCAGCGGCAACGAGTATCCGGCGGTGGCACTGCTCAAGAAGTACGGCATGACCACCAGCCTGGACAGCACGGTGGCCAAGCCCAGCGTGCAGGCTGTCACGTATCCCTTTGATCCCAGCCTCGTCTTCCCCGACAAGGTGGATCTGGTGTCGGCCATGACCTACAACGAGATCGATCAGATCGTGGGGCTGGGCTACCCGCTGGACAAACTCAAGGTCTTCAACGTCAGCGATTTCGGGATCAATCTCCTGGAGGACCTGATGTTCACCACCCAGAAGACGCTGGACAGCAAGAACTTCAAGAACAGTGGCATGAGCGGGCAGGAGGTCGCTGCCCGGCTGGTGCGCGCCACCATCAAGGGTTGGAACTACGCCGTGGCGAACCAGAAGGAGGCCGTGCAGATCGTGCTGGTCAACTGCGGCAATACCTGCAAGGGTTCGGGCACGCGCTCAAACGCCGCCGGACACCAGACCTGGCAGATGGCCGAAGTGGCCAAGCTGTACAAGGCCGGACAGACCCTCAAAGGCAACGCCGGGCTGCTGGACAGGGCCACCTACAACGCCAACGTGAAGCTGCTAATGGATCTGGGCATCCTGAAAGCCGTCCCCAGCGCCGGAGCGGTGAATTACAGCGTGTGGGAGGAGGCGACGGGCAAGAAGGCGAAGTAA
- a CDS encoding alpha/beta fold hydrolase — translation MTPWPVQEGVFELGDWPTERGGVIQNARLAWQTHGTLNAARDNVIVYPCSYTATHDGQNWLIGPDGILDPTRWFIVIPDMFSNGLSSGADSTPDYPAVVTVRDNVLAQERLLREVFGITHLAAAYGFSMGAMQAYHWAALFPKRVERAFVVCGSARTAPHNKVFLSGLLRTLEAAPEYVGNGQFSAVPHASLRAFGHIYAGWGLSQDFYRQNLFQTVLGAPDLETYLRTDWEASFAAWDAANLYAQALTWFHGDISANSLYGGDLTAALGAIQARVLLLPGETDLYFRVADNAAELAYLKRGELRPIPSVWGHRAGSPAGLPQELAFLKGAVRDWLAG, via the coding sequence ATGACCCCCTGGCCGGTGCAGGAGGGGGTCTTCGAGCTGGGCGACTGGCCCACCGAGCGCGGCGGCGTGATCCAGAACGCGCGGCTGGCCTGGCAGACGCACGGCACGCTGAATGCGGCGCGCGACAATGTGATCGTGTATCCGTGCAGTTACACGGCCACCCACGACGGCCAGAACTGGCTGATCGGCCCGGACGGCATTCTCGATCCGACGCGGTGGTTCATCGTCATTCCCGACATGTTTTCCAACGGACTGTCGTCGGGCGCGGACAGCACGCCGGACTACCCGGCAGTCGTAACCGTGCGCGACAACGTGCTGGCGCAGGAACGACTGCTGCGCGAGGTCTTCGGGATCACGCACCTGGCCGCCGCCTACGGCTTCTCGATGGGGGCCATGCAGGCATACCACTGGGCCGCGCTGTTCCCGAAGCGGGTGGAGCGCGCGTTCGTCGTGTGCGGCAGCGCCCGCACGGCGCCGCACAACAAGGTGTTCCTGTCGGGGCTGCTGCGAACGCTGGAGGCCGCACCGGAGTACGTTGGGAACGGTCAATTTAGCGCCGTACCGCACGCCTCGCTGCGGGCCTTCGGGCACATCTACGCGGGCTGGGGGCTGAGTCAGGATTTCTACCGCCAGAACCTGTTTCAGACCGTGCTGGGCGCACCCGATCTGGAGACGTACCTGCGCACCGACTGGGAGGCCAGTTTTGCCGCCTGGGACGCCGCAAATCTGTACGCGCAGGCGCTGACGTGGTTCCACGGGGACATCAGTGCCAACTCCCTGTACGGCGGTGACCTCACGGCGGCGCTTGGGGCCATCCAGGCGCGGGTGCTGCTGCTGCCGGGCGAAACCGATCTGTATTTCCGGGTGGCCGACAACGCCGCCGAACTGGCCTACCTGAAGCGCGGCGAGTTGCGTCCTATCCCTTCGGTGTGGGGCCACCGGGCAGGCAGCCCTGCCGGCTTGCCACAGGAACTGGCTTTCCTGAAAGGCGCAGTGCGCGACTGGCTGGCAGGGTAA